Proteins from a single region of Polyangium spumosum:
- the ftsW gene encoding putative lipid II flippase FtsW — translation MSSSAVLSGNVVGERRHSSAPPPRNRLLPPSDPPPAPPKNEPRASRNGSAGSGVASLLRSSKAGPVDSVLAAVVIALVGFGVVMVYSASAIEATVKYHDAQFFLKRQGVYALVALCTMWLVSRFDYRKIKPFTYPILVAVTIMLGLTIIGLGHKAGNAYRWIAIGPVHIQPAETAKLGIVLWLAYSLSKKADKIKSFSVGFLPHLIVVGVLIMLLLKQPDFGSAVVLLFLTFTLLFVAGARLPYIAAFTALLGMGAAALVAFSDYRYRRYLAFIDMDNHRQDLAYQPFQSVMSFGSGGFSGLGLGKGLQVLYLPEAHTDFISAIIGEELGFLGILGLVSAYLVIVARGVKIALEAHDDYGSFMAFGIATLFGVQALVNLAVAMAILPTKGLTLPFMSYGGSSLLVNAAGAGILLSISRPRTNEVPEDKPAPVRTSEGAPSASVLVATEAQEGASA, via the coding sequence GTGAGCAGCAGCGCCGTCCTCTCGGGCAACGTCGTCGGCGAGCGCCGCCATTCGAGCGCGCCTCCGCCGAGGAACCGGCTCCTTCCGCCGAGTGATCCGCCGCCCGCGCCGCCGAAGAACGAGCCGCGCGCGTCGCGCAACGGCAGCGCGGGGAGCGGCGTTGCCTCGCTCCTCCGTTCGAGCAAGGCGGGCCCCGTCGACTCGGTGCTCGCCGCCGTGGTCATCGCCCTCGTCGGCTTCGGCGTGGTGATGGTCTACAGCGCGAGCGCGATCGAGGCGACCGTGAAGTACCACGACGCGCAGTTCTTCCTGAAGCGCCAGGGCGTCTACGCGCTCGTCGCGCTCTGCACGATGTGGCTCGTGAGCCGCTTCGACTACCGCAAGATCAAGCCCTTCACGTACCCGATCCTCGTCGCGGTCACGATCATGCTGGGCCTGACGATCATCGGCCTCGGCCACAAGGCGGGCAACGCCTACCGCTGGATCGCGATCGGCCCCGTGCACATCCAGCCGGCGGAGACGGCCAAGCTCGGCATCGTCCTCTGGCTCGCGTATTCGCTCTCGAAGAAGGCCGACAAGATCAAGAGCTTCTCCGTCGGCTTCTTGCCGCACCTGATCGTCGTCGGCGTCTTGATCATGCTGCTCCTGAAGCAGCCCGACTTCGGCAGCGCCGTCGTGCTCCTGTTCCTCACGTTCACGCTGCTCTTCGTGGCGGGCGCGCGCCTGCCGTACATCGCGGCCTTCACGGCGCTGCTCGGCATGGGCGCCGCCGCGCTCGTCGCGTTCAGCGACTACCGCTACCGGCGCTACCTGGCGTTCATCGACATGGACAACCACCGCCAGGACCTCGCCTATCAGCCCTTCCAGTCCGTCATGAGCTTCGGCTCGGGCGGCTTCTCGGGGCTCGGCCTCGGCAAGGGCCTGCAGGTGCTCTACCTGCCCGAGGCGCACACGGACTTCATCAGCGCGATCATCGGCGAGGAGCTCGGCTTCCTCGGCATCCTCGGCCTCGTCAGCGCCTACCTCGTCATCGTCGCGCGCGGCGTGAAGATCGCCCTCGAGGCGCACGACGACTACGGCAGCTTCATGGCCTTCGGCATCGCCACGCTCTTCGGCGTGCAGGCGCTCGTCAACCTCGCCGTCGCCATGGCCATCCTGCCCACGAAGGGCCTCACGCTCCCGTTCATGAGCTACGGCGGCTCCTCGCTGCTCGTGAACGCGGCCGGCGCGGGCATCCTGCTCAGCATCAGCCGCCCGCGGACGAACGAGGTCCCGGAGGACAAACCCGCGCCCGTGCGGACGAGCGAGGGCGCGCCGAGCGCGTCGGTCCTCGTCGCGACGGAAGCGCAGGAAGGGGCGAGCGCGTGA
- the ftsZ gene encoding cell division protein FtsZ codes for MSFSIEFADEHAGYDARIKVIGCGGSGGNAVNTMINFGLEGVEFQVVNTDAQALSASIAPIKVHIGSNVTRGLGAGADPEKGRKAALEDVQRLKELIQGADMVFVTAGMGGGTGTGAAPVIAQLAREEGCLTVGVVTKPFFFEGKQRARRAEQGLAMLSEHVDTLITIPNQKLLSLGDEELSFVDAFRKADEVLYQAIKGISDLITQNGIVNVDFADVKTVMSNMGRALMGTGCAKGQGRARLAAEMAITSPLLDDISVEGAMGVLINVVGGPDMRMREIEEAATLVQEQAHEDANIIFGATIDETMGDMIKVTVIATGFDIMISDAAQQAAAASGLLTGARTPQAMPISTAPSLSSALSGALTGGSRSNPPPLSAPQRSAPREPQREEPAYTVRGGRQAPAQQAAPASLSSGASGAPSRERATFVPPLDADWDTPAFQRRGQ; via the coding sequence ATGAGTTTCTCCATCGAGTTTGCCGACGAGCATGCGGGTTACGACGCCCGGATCAAGGTGATCGGCTGTGGCGGGTCGGGCGGCAATGCCGTCAACACGATGATCAACTTCGGCCTCGAAGGGGTCGAGTTCCAGGTCGTCAACACCGACGCGCAGGCGCTGTCGGCGAGCATCGCGCCCATCAAGGTGCACATCGGCTCGAACGTGACCCGCGGCCTCGGCGCGGGCGCCGATCCCGAGAAGGGCCGCAAAGCAGCGCTCGAGGACGTCCAGCGCCTGAAGGAGCTCATCCAGGGCGCCGACATGGTGTTCGTGACCGCCGGCATGGGCGGCGGCACGGGCACGGGCGCCGCTCCGGTGATCGCTCAGCTCGCCCGCGAGGAAGGTTGCCTCACCGTCGGCGTCGTGACGAAGCCCTTCTTCTTCGAGGGCAAGCAGCGCGCGCGCCGCGCCGAGCAGGGCCTCGCCATGCTCTCCGAGCACGTCGACACGCTGATCACGATCCCGAACCAGAAGCTGCTCTCGCTCGGCGACGAGGAGCTCTCGTTCGTGGACGCCTTCCGCAAGGCCGACGAGGTGCTCTACCAGGCGATCAAGGGCATCAGCGACCTCATCACGCAGAACGGCATCGTCAACGTCGACTTCGCCGACGTGAAGACCGTCATGAGCAACATGGGCCGCGCGCTCATGGGCACGGGCTGCGCGAAGGGCCAGGGCCGCGCGCGCCTCGCCGCCGAGATGGCCATCACCTCGCCGCTGCTCGACGACATCTCCGTCGAGGGCGCGATGGGCGTGCTCATCAACGTGGTGGGCGGTCCCGACATGCGCATGCGCGAGATCGAGGAGGCCGCGACGCTCGTGCAGGAGCAGGCGCACGAGGACGCGAACATCATCTTCGGCGCGACCATCGACGAGACGATGGGCGACATGATCAAGGTGACCGTCATCGCGACGGGCTTCGACATCATGATCTCCGACGCCGCGCAACAGGCCGCGGCCGCGAGCGGCCTCCTCACGGGCGCGCGCACGCCGCAAGCGATGCCGATCTCGACGGCGCCCTCGCTCTCGAGCGCGCTCTCGGGCGCCCTCACGGGTGGGTCGCGGTCGAACCCGCCGCCGCTCTCGGCGCCGCAGCGCAGCGCGCCGCGCGAGCCGCAGCGCGAGGAGCCGGCCTACACGGTGCGCGGCGGGCGCCAGGCGCCTGCCCAGCAGGCGGCCCCGGCCTCGCTCTCGTCGGGCGCGTCGGGAGCGCCTTCCCGCGAGCGCGCGACCTTCGTCCCGCCGCTCGACGCAGACTGGGACACGCCGGCGTTCCAGCGCCGCGGGCAGTGA
- a CDS encoding cell division protein FtsQ/DivIB yields the protein MSDALPTNRRLKKPSTPPIVAAPKDPEPQHDSPPPPGATTSTIRPPKPKPARRLSLPRPKLPRALSLFLGVMIVLSASIAVAWGARRYIMTSPRFAIRTVLVDGNRRLPAEHVAGAGGVTVGRNIFELDLETAGAAVTTEPWVEKAIVTRTLPNTVRITVVEREAWAVATIGGDLYLVTRDGDPFKRVAEGDPIDLPYVTGITPEKVAADRPGVVNALRRALDVVEDMDRAGISKRYPIQEVHLERDGTIVMTIGKDAISLYLGQTRFREKIEQAARVLLELSKRKANPSVIFLDNEAHPERVVVRMR from the coding sequence ATGAGCGACGCCCTGCCCACGAACCGGAGGCTCAAGAAGCCCTCGACGCCGCCGATCGTTGCTGCTCCAAAGGATCCGGAGCCGCAACACGACTCGCCGCCGCCGCCCGGGGCCACGACGAGCACGATCCGCCCGCCGAAGCCGAAGCCCGCGAGGCGCCTGTCGCTCCCGCGGCCGAAGCTCCCGCGCGCGCTGTCGCTTTTTCTCGGCGTGATGATCGTCCTCTCGGCCTCGATCGCGGTCGCCTGGGGCGCGCGGCGTTACATCATGACGAGCCCGCGCTTCGCGATCCGCACGGTGCTCGTCGACGGAAACCGCCGCTTGCCCGCCGAGCATGTCGCCGGCGCGGGCGGCGTCACCGTCGGCCGCAACATCTTCGAGCTCGACCTCGAGACCGCGGGCGCCGCCGTCACCACCGAGCCCTGGGTCGAGAAGGCCATCGTCACGCGCACGCTCCCGAACACCGTGCGCATCACGGTCGTCGAGCGCGAGGCCTGGGCCGTGGCCACGATCGGCGGCGATCTCTACCTCGTCACCCGCGACGGCGACCCGTTCAAGCGCGTGGCCGAAGGTGACCCGATCGACCTGCCCTACGTGACAGGCATCACGCCCGAGAAGGTCGCCGCGGACCGGCCCGGCGTGGTGAACGCGCTGCGTCGCGCGCTCGACGTGGTCGAGGACATGGATCGCGCGGGCATCAGCAAGCGTTACCCCATCCAGGAGGTCCACCTCGAGCGCGACGGCACGATCGTCATGACGATCGGCAAGGACGCGATCTCGCTTTACCTGGGCCAGACGAGGTTCCGCGAGAAGATCGAGCAGGCCGCGCGTGTCTTGCTGGAGCTCTCGAAGCGCAAGGCCAACCCCTCGGTGATCTTCCTCGACAACGAGGCGCACCCCGAGCGCGTCGTCGTGAGGATGCGATGA
- the mraY gene encoding phospho-N-acetylmuramoyl-pentapeptide-transferase — protein sequence MIYELFYPLKFHYSSLSWLNVLRYIPFRTIMATITAMILTFVLAPWFIRELRRKQIGQVVRSEGPETHKVKAGTPTMGGALILLSLLLPTALWADLRNPFVLATTAVTAGYGVIGYLDDYLKIKRKNTGGLPGRYKLIGQVLIGGSALSYTFLFSSKLPADWAEIKTRLALPFAAFSKHSIDLPIWFYIPFALFVVVAWSNAVNLTDGLDGLAIGPVMINAGTYLIWAYVAGATIANFSLATYLDIPKIASAGELSVYCGSVIGAGIGFLWYNTYPAQVFMGDVGSLALGGGLGMLAIFTKNELLSILLGGVFFVETISVIAQVASFKLTGKRVFLMAPIHHHYEKKGWAEPKIIVRFWIISILLALVSLASMKLR from the coding sequence GTGATCTACGAGCTCTTCTACCCGCTCAAGTTCCACTACAGCTCGCTCTCCTGGCTGAACGTCCTCCGGTACATCCCGTTCCGGACCATCATGGCGACGATCACCGCCATGATCCTCACGTTCGTGCTCGCGCCGTGGTTCATCCGCGAGCTGCGGCGCAAGCAGATCGGGCAGGTCGTCCGCAGCGAGGGCCCCGAGACGCACAAGGTCAAGGCGGGCACGCCGACCATGGGCGGCGCGTTGATCCTGCTCTCGTTGCTCCTGCCGACGGCGCTCTGGGCCGACCTGCGCAACCCCTTCGTCCTCGCGACGACGGCGGTCACGGCGGGTTACGGCGTCATCGGCTACCTCGACGACTACCTCAAGATCAAGCGCAAGAACACGGGCGGCTTGCCCGGCCGCTACAAGCTGATCGGCCAGGTGCTCATCGGCGGCTCGGCCCTCTCGTACACGTTTCTTTTCAGCTCCAAGCTTCCCGCCGACTGGGCCGAGATCAAGACGCGGCTCGCGCTCCCGTTCGCGGCCTTCTCGAAGCACTCGATCGACCTGCCGATCTGGTTCTACATCCCGTTCGCGCTCTTCGTGGTCGTCGCCTGGTCGAATGCCGTCAACCTCACCGACGGCCTCGACGGCCTCGCGATCGGCCCCGTGATGATCAACGCGGGCACGTACCTCATCTGGGCGTACGTCGCGGGCGCGACGATCGCGAACTTCTCGCTCGCGACCTACCTCGACATCCCGAAGATCGCCTCCGCCGGCGAGCTCAGCGTCTACTGCGGCTCGGTCATCGGCGCGGGGATCGGGTTCCTCTGGTACAACACCTACCCAGCCCAGGTCTTCATGGGCGACGTGGGATCGCTGGCCCTCGGCGGGGGCCTCGGCATGCTGGCGATCTTCACGAAGAACGAGCTCCTGAGCATCCTGCTCGGCGGCGTCTTCTTCGTCGAGACGATCAGCGTCATCGCGCAGGTGGCCTCGTTCAAGCTCACGGGCAAGCGCGTGTTCTTGATGGCGCCGATCCACCACCACTACGAGAAGAAGGGGTGGGCGGAGCCGAAGATCATCGTGCGCTTCTGGATCATCTCCATCCTCCTGGCGCTGGTCTCGCTGGCGTCCATGAAGCTGCGGTGA
- the murG gene encoding undecaprenyldiphospho-muramoylpentapeptide beta-N-acetylglucosaminyltransferase, with the protein MTTLLLAGGGTGGHVFPMLAVGEAIRASDPSARVVYVGTARGLEARVVPEQGGELELLDILPLRGAGLSGFLKGAQHAMASIPASRELVRRLAPSAVLSVGGYAGGPVCLAARTLGVAVTVLEPNSVMGLSNRLLAPFAVRAYTTFPEVDRFFRPSIVRRLGVPLRKAFAPASYEAQEDKLSILVLGGSQGAKALNETVPRAIAKLGGQVPGLRVTHQTGREREAEARSLYESLGLSAAAEVVPFIDDMARALASADLVIARAGASTLAELCAVGRPAILVPYPFAADDHQLKNARSLEKRGAAVALPQADATVDRVADEILRLARSSERRASMARAAAEIGAPDAAKAVASDLLELARVRESKRREKARGKTT; encoded by the coding sequence GTGACGACCCTCCTCCTCGCAGGCGGCGGCACGGGCGGACACGTCTTCCCGATGCTCGCGGTGGGCGAAGCGATCCGCGCCTCCGATCCTTCTGCGCGTGTCGTCTACGTCGGCACCGCCCGCGGCCTCGAAGCGCGCGTCGTGCCCGAGCAGGGCGGCGAGCTCGAGCTGCTCGACATCCTGCCCCTGCGCGGCGCTGGTTTGTCCGGCTTCCTGAAGGGCGCGCAGCACGCCATGGCCTCGATCCCCGCGTCGCGGGAGCTCGTCCGCCGCCTCGCCCCTTCGGCCGTCCTCTCCGTCGGCGGCTACGCGGGTGGCCCCGTCTGCCTCGCCGCGCGCACGCTCGGCGTCGCCGTCACCGTGCTCGAGCCGAACAGCGTGATGGGCCTGTCGAACCGCCTGCTCGCGCCCTTCGCCGTCCGCGCGTACACCACGTTCCCCGAGGTCGATCGTTTCTTCCGCCCGAGCATCGTGCGCCGCCTCGGCGTGCCCCTCCGCAAGGCCTTCGCGCCCGCGTCGTACGAGGCCCAGGAGGACAAACTCTCGATCCTCGTCCTCGGCGGCAGCCAGGGCGCCAAGGCCCTGAACGAGACCGTCCCGCGCGCGATCGCCAAGCTCGGAGGCCAGGTCCCCGGCCTGCGCGTCACGCACCAGACCGGCCGCGAGCGCGAGGCCGAGGCGCGCTCGCTCTACGAGTCGCTCGGTTTGTCCGCGGCGGCCGAGGTCGTCCCCTTCATCGACGACATGGCCCGCGCGCTCGCCTCGGCCGACCTCGTCATCGCTCGCGCCGGCGCCTCCACGCTCGCCGAGCTCTGCGCCGTCGGCCGCCCCGCGATCCTCGTCCCGTATCCCTTCGCGGCCGACGATCACCAGCTCAAGAACGCGCGCTCGCTCGAGAAGCGCGGCGCGGCCGTGGCGCTGCCGCAGGCCGATGCCACGGTCGATCGCGTGGCGGACGAGATCCTCCGGCTCGCACGTTCGTCAGAGCGCCGCGCCTCGATGGCGCGCGCCGCGGCCGAGATCGGCGCGCCCGACGCGGCGAAGGCCGTGGCCTCGGATCTGCTCGAGCTCGCGCGTGTGCGGGAATCGAAACGCCGGGAGAAGGCCCGGGGAAAGACGACATGA
- the murD gene encoding UDP-N-acetylmuramoyl-L-alanine--D-glutamate ligase: MELAGKKVLVIGLGRSGIAAARLCIDKGARVEVTDAAPRERLSREALALEAAGATLTAGGHPPSLFDGTDLVVISPGVPSFPALEAFEKAGGEVIGEMELAARFFVGTPIGLIGGTNGKSTTTALVHVMLEASGKKAFIGGNFGTPLAEVVGQSFDVIVLEISSFQAERVPTLHARVHVLLNITDDHLDRYPSFEAYANAKGNPFVNMGPDDVAVIESGDKRLRRQAERGDAKIVTFSGHSADVYADIEGGAIVDNTRGARYPLSILRIKGAHNIANACASIAAATAIGATEDGIRAALASFEGLGHRTALVGELDGVRYYDDSKGTNVGASVAALRGLAEDKAVLIAGGKDKLGAYEPLVEALRQKGRALVLIGEAADRIEAAARGVLPVARASSMVEAVRVARRFAKAGDAVLLSPACSSFDMFRDYKDRGDQFAQAVQSMLEVRS; the protein is encoded by the coding sequence ATGGAACTCGCGGGCAAGAAGGTCCTCGTGATCGGGCTCGGCCGCAGCGGCATCGCCGCGGCGCGGCTCTGCATCGACAAAGGCGCGCGGGTCGAGGTGACCGACGCGGCGCCACGCGAGCGTTTGTCCAGGGAGGCCCTCGCCCTCGAAGCCGCGGGCGCGACGCTCACCGCGGGCGGGCATCCGCCCTCGCTCTTCGACGGGACCGACCTCGTCGTGATCTCGCCCGGCGTGCCCTCGTTCCCCGCGCTCGAAGCGTTCGAGAAGGCGGGCGGCGAGGTCATCGGCGAGATGGAGCTCGCGGCGCGGTTCTTCGTGGGGACGCCCATCGGGCTCATCGGCGGGACGAACGGCAAGAGCACGACGACCGCGCTCGTGCACGTGATGCTCGAGGCGTCGGGGAAAAAGGCCTTCATCGGCGGCAACTTCGGCACGCCTCTCGCCGAGGTCGTCGGGCAGAGCTTCGACGTGATCGTCCTCGAGATCTCGAGCTTCCAGGCCGAACGCGTGCCGACCTTGCACGCGCGTGTCCACGTGCTGCTCAACATCACCGACGATCACCTCGATCGATACCCGAGCTTCGAGGCGTACGCGAACGCCAAGGGCAACCCCTTCGTCAACATGGGGCCGGACGACGTCGCCGTGATCGAGTCCGGCGACAAACGCCTCCGTCGCCAGGCCGAGCGTGGCGACGCCAAGATCGTCACGTTCAGCGGCCACTCCGCGGATGTCTACGCCGACATCGAGGGAGGCGCGATCGTCGACAATACCCGCGGCGCGCGGTACCCACTCTCGATTCTCCGGATCAAGGGCGCGCACAACATCGCGAACGCGTGCGCCTCCATCGCTGCCGCGACCGCCATCGGCGCGACCGAGGACGGCATCCGCGCCGCGCTGGCCTCGTTCGAGGGGCTCGGCCATCGAACCGCGCTCGTCGGAGAGCTCGACGGTGTCCGGTACTACGACGACTCGAAGGGCACGAACGTCGGCGCCTCGGTCGCCGCGCTGCGTGGCCTCGCCGAGGACAAGGCCGTCCTCATCGCGGGCGGCAAGGACAAGCTCGGCGCGTACGAGCCGCTCGTCGAAGCGCTCCGCCAGAAGGGCCGCGCCCTCGTGCTCATCGGCGAGGCGGCCGATCGTATCGAGGCCGCCGCGAGGGGCGTGCTCCCCGTCGCGCGCGCCTCGTCGATGGTCGAGGCCGTGCGCGTCGCGCGTCGGTTCGCGAAGGCGGGGGACGCCGTCCTGCTCAGCCCGGCCTGCTCGAGCTTCGACATGTTCCGCGACTACAAGGATCGCGGCGACCAATTTGCCCAGGCGGTCCAGTCCATGCTGGAGGTGCGGTCGTGA
- the murC gene encoding UDP-N-acetylmuramate--L-alanine ligase, translated as MFRGRVRHIHFVGIGGVGMSGLAEILRSLEFDVSGSDVKSGGTTQRLASLGVRIDIGHRAENVRGVDVVVYSSAIRPENPELVEARALGIPVIGRAEMLAELMRVKYGVAIAGSHGKTTTTSLVATVLRHAGLDPTVVVGGKMAALGSNARLGAGDLLVAEADESDGSFLRLTPTIAVVTNIDPEHLDHYGTHEKIKDAFVEFAARVPFYGLAVLCLDHPHVQDILPRIPRRHVTYGVSPHADYCARGIQFRGLETSFNAYRRGQPLGGFTVRMPGAHNVLNCLATIAVADELEVPLDVTKQALATFGGVARRFTVVGVHQGVTLVDDYGHHPAEIRATIEAARRAYPDDAHRIVVAFQPHRYTRTKDLFDDFTRAFNLADVLFVTDIYPAGEAPLPGVSAERLVQSIREHGHHDATYVPNKAELPEVIAKVTRPGDIVIALGAGDINNMLKGLRARLEGAPEARPASKEGGP; from the coding sequence ATGTTCCGCGGGCGCGTCCGGCACATCCACTTCGTGGGCATCGGCGGCGTGGGCATGAGTGGCCTCGCGGAGATCCTCCGCTCGCTCGAGTTCGACGTCTCCGGCTCCGACGTGAAGAGCGGCGGGACCACGCAGCGCCTCGCCTCGCTCGGCGTGCGCATCGACATCGGCCACCGCGCCGAGAACGTGCGCGGCGTCGACGTCGTCGTGTACTCGAGCGCCATCCGCCCGGAGAACCCCGAGCTCGTCGAGGCCCGCGCGCTCGGCATCCCCGTCATCGGCCGCGCCGAGATGCTGGCCGAGCTGATGCGCGTGAAGTACGGCGTCGCCATCGCGGGTTCACACGGGAAAACCACGACGACCTCCCTCGTCGCCACGGTCCTCCGCCACGCGGGCCTCGACCCCACCGTCGTCGTCGGCGGCAAGATGGCCGCGCTCGGCTCGAACGCGCGCCTCGGCGCCGGCGACCTGCTCGTGGCCGAGGCCGACGAGAGCGACGGCTCCTTCTTGCGCCTGACGCCCACGATCGCCGTCGTCACGAACATCGACCCCGAGCACCTCGATCACTACGGCACGCACGAGAAGATCAAGGACGCCTTCGTCGAGTTCGCCGCGCGTGTGCCGTTCTACGGCCTCGCCGTGCTCTGCCTCGATCACCCCCACGTGCAGGACATCTTGCCGCGTATCCCGCGCCGCCACGTCACGTACGGCGTCTCGCCGCACGCCGACTACTGCGCGCGTGGCATCCAGTTCCGTGGCCTCGAGACGAGCTTCAACGCCTACAGGCGCGGCCAGCCCCTCGGCGGCTTCACCGTGAGGATGCCCGGCGCGCACAACGTGCTGAACTGCCTCGCCACGATCGCCGTCGCCGACGAGCTCGAGGTCCCGCTCGACGTCACCAAGCAAGCCCTCGCCACGTTCGGCGGCGTCGCGCGTCGCTTCACCGTCGTCGGCGTTCATCAAGGCGTCACGCTCGTCGACGACTACGGCCATCACCCGGCCGAGATCCGCGCCACGATCGAGGCCGCGCGCCGTGCCTACCCCGACGACGCGCACCGCATCGTCGTCGCCTTCCAGCCGCACCGCTACACGCGCACGAAGGACCTCTTCGACGACTTCACCCGCGCCTTCAACCTCGCCGACGTCCTCTTCGTGACGGACATCTACCCCGCGGGTGAGGCGCCGCTGCCCGGCGTGAGCGCCGAGCGGCTCGTGCAGTCGATCCGCGAGCACGGCCATCACGACGCCACGTACGTGCCGAACAAGGCCGAGCTGCCCGAGGTCATCGCGAAGGTCACGCGCCCCGGCGACATCGTGATCGCCCTCGGCGCGGGCGACATCAACAACATGCTGAAGGGCCTGCGCGCGCGGCTCGAAGGCGCCCCCGAGGCCCGGCCCGCGAGCAAGGAGGGTGGTCCATGA
- the ftsA gene encoding cell division protein FtsA, with protein MKSRMDQSEIVVGLDIGTTKVSAVVGEVDDDGITILGVGNVPCRGLRKGIVANIDWTVRSIAEAIEAAQTMAGVEIRTVYAGVAGNHIRGQSSDGVVAVGAGEVTDVDVDRVLEGARAIPIDADRQILHALPREFTVDNQDGIRDPVGMSGVRLGVKVNLITAATSCVQNVVRCAERCGLTVADVVLEPLASAEAVLSEDEKEIGVAVIDIGGGTTDLLIYVDGGIAHASVIPAGGNNVTADLAAGLRTPMAEAERLKRNFGCALGRMVADDEEVEVPGVGGHPPRKVPRRVLSDIIEPRIEEIFAVIRKRIEDAGLLDQLAAGAVLTGGAVLMEGMSEFAEEILGMPVRLGVPVGMRGITQLVAGPQYATGVGLLHYGASQLRQAREPRVLVESSPPPPRQTAPRVTAPSRPDRREMPEESVVEKRQGGRFWNWLRAAF; from the coding sequence ATGAAGAGCAGGATGGACCAGAGCGAGATTGTCGTTGGTCTCGACATCGGGACGACGAAGGTGTCTGCCGTCGTCGGCGAGGTCGACGACGATGGCATCACCATCCTCGGCGTGGGCAATGTCCCGTGCCGCGGGCTGCGCAAGGGCATCGTCGCGAACATCGACTGGACGGTCCGGTCGATCGCGGAGGCCATCGAGGCCGCGCAGACGATGGCCGGCGTCGAGATTCGCACGGTGTATGCGGGCGTCGCGGGCAACCACATCCGCGGCCAGTCCTCGGACGGCGTGGTCGCCGTGGGCGCCGGAGAGGTGACGGACGTCGACGTGGACCGCGTCCTCGAGGGCGCGCGCGCCATTCCGATCGACGCCGACCGGCAGATCCTGCACGCCCTGCCGCGCGAGTTCACGGTCGACAACCAGGACGGTATTCGTGACCCCGTGGGAATGAGCGGCGTTCGCCTCGGCGTGAAGGTGAACCTCATCACGGCGGCCACGTCCTGCGTGCAAAACGTGGTCCGTTGCGCCGAGCGTTGCGGATTGACCGTGGCCGACGTGGTCCTCGAGCCGCTCGCGAGCGCCGAGGCCGTCCTCTCGGAGGACGAAAAAGAGATCGGCGTGGCCGTGATCGATATCGGCGGCGGTACGACGGATTTGCTGATTTACGTGGACGGCGGAATCGCGCACGCGAGCGTGATTCCGGCCGGCGGGAACAACGTGACGGCGGATCTCGCGGCGGGCCTGCGCACGCCGATGGCCGAGGCGGAGCGGCTGAAGCGTAATTTCGGCTGCGCGCTCGGGCGGATGGTGGCGGACGACGAGGAGGTCGAGGTGCCGGGCGTCGGCGGGCATCCGCCGCGCAAGGTGCCTCGCCGGGTGCTCTCGGACATCATCGAGCCGCGGATCGAGGAGATCTTCGCGGTGATCCGCAAGCGGATCGAGGACGCGGGCCTGCTCGATCAGCTCGCGGCGGGCGCGGTCCTCACGGGCGGCGCGGTGCTCATGGAAGGCATGAGTGAATTCGCCGAGGAGATCCTGGGTATGCCGGTTCGTCTCGGTGTACCGGTCGGGATGCGTGGAATCACGCAGCTCGTGGCGGGCCCGCAATATGCCACGGGCGTGGGGCTGCTCCACTACGGGGCGAGCCAGCTCCGCCAGGCGCGCGAGCCGCGCGTCCTCGTGGAGTCGTCGCCGCCGCCGCCGCGCCAGACCGCGCCGCGCGTGACGGCGCCATCGAGGCCGGATCGACGGGAGATGCCCGAGGAGTCGGTCGTCGAAAAACGTCAAGGGGGTCGGTTCTGGAATTGGTTGCGCGCAGCTTTCTGA